A window of the Acidithiobacillus thiooxidans ATCC 19377 genome harbors these coding sequences:
- a CDS encoding flagellar protein FliS — protein sequence MHHTSKRSARDQRLDSIEQTDFSLVQLGLEGVVAYLLRIQNALEHRDYTAKRVAVERAEQLVQHLLLHLGEETQKAVILRLDRLYRYLLLKLAHCNMFNDLEALYGCEPIIADLRLEWSIVHGDQRDENVRFSRLIDFDDMLAG from the coding sequence ATGCACCATACATCAAAGCGATCTGCGCGTGACCAGCGTCTGGATTCCATTGAGCAAACCGATTTTTCACTGGTGCAGCTCGGTCTGGAAGGCGTTGTAGCCTATTTATTGCGCATCCAGAACGCCCTCGAGCACCGTGATTATACGGCCAAACGTGTGGCAGTAGAACGCGCCGAGCAACTCGTACAACATCTGCTTCTGCATTTAGGAGAAGAAACCCAAAAAGCAGTGATTCTGCGCCTGGACCGCTTGTATCGTTACCTGCTGCTCAAATTGGCCCACTGTAATATGTTCAATGATCTGGAGGCACTTTACGGTTGTGAGCCGATCATTGCGGATTTGCGACTGGAGTGGTCTATTGTGCACGGTGATCAGAGAGATGAAAATGTCCGGTTTTCCAGATTAATAGACTTTGATGATATGCTTGCTGGGTAA
- a CDS encoding flagellar basal body-associated FliL family protein, producing the protein MAEKAGKSKLIIILIAVIVFLVIVGGAAVWWFMMRSTVAPTPAQIAQQQAKQKLQNTKFIDLGSLVTNLQSTDGNTHYIQVQIQLKTYDPSVEASVKSYMPEIRNGILLLLSAQNADTVSQPTVRDQLLQKIKELVNKVLETDGGALAKPTPEKSPPIAAVYFASFVVQ; encoded by the coding sequence ATGGCAGAAAAAGCAGGAAAAAGTAAACTGATTATTATCTTGATTGCAGTCATTGTATTTCTGGTGATTGTTGGTGGTGCTGCTGTCTGGTGGTTTATGATGCGATCCACTGTCGCTCCGACCCCTGCACAAATCGCCCAACAACAGGCTAAACAAAAACTCCAGAACACCAAGTTCATTGATCTTGGCTCCCTGGTAACCAATTTGCAGAGTACCGATGGCAATACCCACTACATACAGGTTCAGATTCAGCTGAAAACTTATGACCCTTCGGTGGAAGCCTCAGTCAAATCGTATATGCCGGAAATTCGCAATGGCATTTTGCTATTATTGAGTGCCCAGAATGCCGATACGGTCAGCCAGCCAACAGTGCGTGATCAGCTCCTGCAAAAAATCAAAGAGTTGGTTAACAAGGTGCTGGAAACAGATGGCGGCGCCCTGGCTAAACCGACACCAGAGAAAAGCCCGCCTATAGCGGCCGTGTATTTTGCCAGTTTTGTTGTACAATAG
- the motA gene encoding flagellar motor stator protein MotA, which produces MFLIIGYVVALGAIFGGFMLEGGAITALIQPYELLMIGGGAFGAFFAATFPRTFKAVIKALPLAFKGSKYNKAVYMELLSLLNELFIKIRQGGLMSIEGDVDDPTASELFKKYPRIVADHHVMEFLTDYLRLMIGGNLGAFEMENLMDVDIDTHHREMEIPIHALVRTADGMPAFGIVAAVMGVVNTMGSVDKPPSVLGELIAAALVGTFLGILLGYAVLSPLASRMEDRAAEGSKIFECIKVALLATMNAYPPQVAVEFGRKVLYSTERPSFQELDNHLRELKGK; this is translated from the coding sequence ATGTTTCTGATCATCGGCTATGTGGTTGCACTGGGTGCCATTTTTGGTGGTTTCATGCTGGAAGGTGGTGCCATCACTGCACTGATCCAACCCTATGAACTGCTCATGATTGGCGGCGGTGCTTTCGGTGCTTTTTTTGCTGCGACATTTCCCCGAACCTTCAAGGCCGTCATTAAAGCCCTTCCACTCGCCTTCAAAGGGTCAAAGTACAACAAAGCCGTTTATATGGAACTACTCAGTTTGCTTAATGAGCTTTTTATTAAGATTCGCCAGGGTGGGCTCATGTCTATCGAGGGCGATGTTGATGATCCAACGGCTAGTGAATTATTTAAAAAATATCCACGTATTGTTGCGGATCATCATGTGATGGAGTTCTTGACCGACTACTTACGCCTGATGATTGGCGGAAATCTTGGCGCATTCGAAATGGAAAATCTCATGGATGTGGATATTGATACCCATCATCGGGAGATGGAAATTCCCATTCATGCCTTGGTTCGTACCGCCGACGGAATGCCTGCCTTCGGTATTGTTGCTGCGGTAATGGGCGTGGTAAATACCATGGGTTCCGTAGATAAGCCGCCTTCCGTGCTGGGTGAGTTGATTGCTGCAGCCTTGGTAGGGACTTTTCTGGGTATTCTTCTGGGTTATGCCGTTTTGTCGCCCTTGGCTTCGCGAATGGAAGATCGGGCAGCAGAAGGAAGTAAAATTTTTGAATGTATCAAAGTGGCGTTACTGGCGACTATGAATGCTTATCCGCCCCAGGTGGCTGTGGAATTTGGCCGTAAGGTTTTATATTCGACAGAACGTCCAAGCTTTCAAGAGTTGGACAATCATTTGCGGGAGCTCAAGGGGAAATGA
- the motB gene encoding flagellar motor protein MotB, which produces MAEEGKNKPIVIKRIKKGGGGGHGGAWKIAYADFITAMMAFFLLMWLLGSTTKAQLQGIAQWFKNPERVSLMGGPGSGSSNSILPGGGKNLTKTVGEIQRGEKRQNLASNPTLTAAVEAVDRKNLDHLKKALEAQIASNPALAAFRHQLLINITPEGLRIQVVDSAKRSMFPNGSTVLEPYAQTIFKAIAPTLNQLPNQISITGHTDAVRYANGGKGYSNFNLSAGRANAVRQVLVQNGLDESKILRVVGMGSAVLYVPKEPDSPLNRRVSIVVLSQKAALRIVNNQKMEKSVDNSSAAQQIIGGAAAEKPTIAGSMPAATPGVLPLPLAAPAKSPG; this is translated from the coding sequence ATGGCTGAAGAGGGAAAAAATAAGCCTATTGTCATAAAACGCATCAAAAAAGGAGGCGGCGGAGGCCACGGTGGTGCCTGGAAAATCGCTTATGCGGATTTCATCACCGCCATGATGGCCTTCTTTTTGTTGATGTGGTTACTGGGGTCCACTACCAAAGCACAATTACAAGGGATTGCCCAGTGGTTTAAAAATCCTGAGAGGGTTTCATTGATGGGGGGACCCGGTAGTGGATCTTCCAATTCCATTTTGCCCGGCGGTGGCAAGAATCTGACGAAAACTGTTGGCGAAATTCAGCGCGGCGAAAAGCGGCAAAATCTTGCCAGTAATCCGACCCTCACTGCGGCTGTAGAAGCAGTGGATCGTAAGAATCTGGACCATTTGAAAAAAGCCCTGGAAGCACAAATTGCCAGCAACCCTGCGCTGGCGGCTTTTCGTCACCAGTTATTGATCAATATTACTCCGGAAGGATTGCGAATCCAGGTGGTGGATAGCGCCAAACGTTCCATGTTCCCGAATGGCAGCACTGTTCTGGAGCCTTATGCTCAGACGATTTTCAAGGCTATTGCACCAACCTTGAATCAATTACCCAATCAGATCAGTATTACCGGGCATACGGATGCCGTACGTTATGCGAATGGCGGCAAAGGCTACAGTAATTTCAATCTGTCGGCGGGACGTGCCAACGCTGTTCGCCAGGTGCTGGTTCAGAATGGTCTGGATGAAAGTAAAATACTGAGAGTAGTCGGCATGGGATCGGCGGTGTTGTACGTGCCTAAAGAGCCGGACTCTCCCTTGAATAGACGGGTAAGCATCGTAGTATTAAGTCAAAAAGCGGCATTGCGGATTGTTAATAATCAGAAAATGGAAAAAAGTGTGGATAATAGCAGTGCTGCTCAACAAATCATCGGTGGGGCCGCCGCCGAAAAGCCAACTATTGCCGGGAGTATGCCCGCAGCCACTCCAGGAGTGCTTCCATTGCCATTGGCCGCGCCCGCTAAAAGCCCTGGGTGA
- a CDS encoding diguanylate cyclase, with amino-acid sequence MVMAIENCSSGTDFELEHASNSAPDRLQTLIRILGAGRSITEWAMSPASDRSLEVLQENIQSWWMNTPHFVTMIHHILAEWRDIAEIFELPHSPPGLENLESIRNTLMRLREDHQDIRNKPLLLVDDQAGDRALLQRTLEPAGYQTLQASTADEAFTIIYKNSPRIILLDWVMPEIDGLDLCRRLRREFGPRLYIIILTAHYDQSYAVEALQAGANDYLSKTISRSVLLAKLAVAQQIVEFISSLESNCEKLIHQNNSLQSMAMKDALTGLANRRGADEFLKQHWSNALRSQSILSCIMIDIDYFKQINDQHGHDQGDLVLEAMGKLLLETSRVGDLTARVGGEEFMIVCLQCQLTDAAALAERIRRKAMSLSDKLPPITISAGVAELTEDITDSETLMRAADQALLEAKRNGRNQVICAPKATGSAA; translated from the coding sequence ATGGTTATGGCTATTGAAAACTGCAGTTCCGGCACTGATTTCGAACTTGAGCACGCATCCAATAGCGCGCCAGATCGACTGCAAACCCTTATTCGCATTCTCGGTGCCGGACGTAGTATCACTGAATGGGCCATGTCTCCAGCGTCTGATCGCAGCCTGGAAGTCCTGCAGGAAAACATCCAAAGCTGGTGGATGAATACGCCGCACTTCGTAACCATGATTCACCATATACTCGCTGAGTGGAGAGATATCGCCGAAATTTTTGAATTGCCGCATTCTCCCCCGGGACTTGAAAACCTGGAGTCCATACGTAATACGTTGATGCGTTTACGAGAGGATCACCAAGATATTCGCAACAAACCACTACTTCTAGTAGATGACCAGGCCGGAGACCGGGCATTGTTACAGCGCACTCTCGAGCCTGCCGGTTATCAAACCCTTCAGGCTTCCACTGCAGACGAAGCCTTCACCATTATTTATAAAAATTCTCCTCGGATTATTCTGTTGGATTGGGTGATGCCCGAAATCGACGGTCTGGATTTATGTCGTCGGCTGCGCCGCGAGTTTGGCCCCCGACTGTACATTATTATTTTGACGGCTCATTACGATCAGAGCTATGCCGTGGAAGCTTTGCAAGCCGGTGCCAACGATTATTTGAGCAAGACTATATCCCGGAGTGTTCTATTAGCTAAACTTGCTGTAGCCCAACAGATAGTAGAATTCATTTCTTCACTTGAAAGTAACTGCGAAAAACTCATTCATCAAAATAACTCGTTACAATCCATGGCTATGAAAGATGCATTAACCGGTCTTGCCAATCGTCGCGGAGCGGATGAGTTTCTGAAGCAGCACTGGTCGAATGCCCTGCGCAGTCAAAGCATTTTAAGCTGTATCATGATAGATATTGATTATTTCAAACAAATCAATGATCAACATGGCCATGATCAAGGAGACCTGGTACTGGAAGCCATGGGAAAACTACTTCTGGAAACGTCACGAGTGGGTGATCTTACGGCACGGGTGGGAGGAGAAGAATTCATGATTGTCTGCCTCCAATGCCAATTGACAGACGCAGCCGCCTTGGCCGAACGTATCCGTCGCAAAGCCATGAGTCTGTCTGACAAGCTGCCGCCCATTACCATTAGTGCCGGTGTTGCCGAATTAACTGAAGACATAACTGACAGCGAGACATTAATGCGTGCTGCGGATCAGGCTTTGCTTGAAGCCAAGCGAAATGGTCGAAATCAGGTGATTTGTGCGCCCAAAGCTACTGGGAGTGCTGCATAA
- a CDS encoding ISL3 family transposase: MVPEELFSLALGLVPPWLVDDVTFQVEEKRLDLHINFPKGSRFACPVCGEECPVHDTREHTWRHMDFFQHEAYLHARVPRVMCPEHGVHQIPVPWAREGSRFTLLFEALIMTLVREMPVLTVARLIGETDTLLWRVIDHYVPEARTRVDMAHVHAVGVDETSSRRGHDYITLFVDLEARRLLFATPGKDVSTFARFATDLEAHGGSAEAVTDVSMDLSPAFQKGAKEHLPNAQVTFDRFHLMKLVNEAVDAVRRSEAFTQPDLKKTRWLWLKNERKLKVKQKEKLQALLKDQNLKTAQAYQFRLTFQDIFTIKNRHQGATLLKAWLENAKTSDLPPIVKVAYTIMNHWDGVLHWFESQITNGILEGFNSLIQSAKAKARGYRTHKNFINMAYLILGKLDLRLPT; the protein is encoded by the coding sequence ATGGTCCCAGAAGAGCTGTTTTCTCTCGCGTTAGGGTTGGTACCGCCGTGGTTGGTGGACGATGTGACCTTCCAAGTGGAGGAGAAGCGCCTGGATCTGCACATCAACTTTCCCAAGGGCAGTCGCTTTGCTTGCCCCGTCTGTGGTGAGGAGTGTCCGGTACATGACACCCGTGAACATACTTGGCGGCACATGGATTTCTTTCAGCATGAAGCCTATCTCCACGCCCGCGTACCCCGTGTGATGTGCCCGGAACATGGGGTGCATCAGATCCCTGTTCCCTGGGCGCGGGAAGGCTCGCGTTTCACCCTGCTCTTTGAAGCGCTGATCATGACCCTGGTGCGGGAGATGCCGGTATTGACAGTAGCCCGCCTGATCGGCGAGACCGACACGCTCCTGTGGCGGGTGATTGACCACTATGTGCCCGAAGCCCGTACCAGAGTGGATATGGCCCATGTCCATGCCGTCGGCGTCGATGAAACCAGCAGTCGGCGCGGCCATGACTACATCACGCTCTTCGTAGATCTGGAAGCTAGGCGACTGCTGTTTGCCACCCCCGGTAAGGACGTCTCCACTTTTGCGCGATTTGCCACAGACCTTGAAGCCCATGGGGGCAGCGCAGAAGCTGTCACGGACGTCAGCATGGACTTGTCTCCCGCCTTCCAGAAAGGGGCTAAAGAGCATCTTCCCAACGCCCAGGTGACCTTTGATCGTTTCCACCTCATGAAGCTCGTCAACGAGGCCGTGGACGCGGTACGCAGGAGCGAAGCATTTACCCAGCCAGACCTCAAAAAGACCCGCTGGCTCTGGCTCAAGAATGAACGGAAACTCAAGGTGAAGCAGAAAGAAAAGCTGCAGGCATTACTCAAAGACCAGAACCTCAAGACGGCGCAGGCCTACCAATTCCGCCTGACCTTTCAGGACATCTTCACGATCAAGAATCGCCATCAGGGTGCTACCCTCTTGAAAGCCTGGTTGGAAAACGCCAAGACCAGCGATCTGCCGCCTATCGTCAAGGTTGCCTACACCATCATGAATCATTGGGATGGTGTGCTCCACTGGTTTGAGAGCCAGATCACCAATGGAATTCTGGAAGGTTTTAACAGCCTCATTCAATCCGCCAAGGCGAAAGCTCGGGGTTACCGTACCCACAAGAACTTTATCAATATGGCCTACCTGATCTTGGGTAAGCTGGATCTCAGGCTACCCACTTGA
- a CDS encoding EAL and HDOD domain-containing protein, whose product MSLNSQNSISPEESQELVARQAILGRQDEIIGYELFARNESSGPMEDPFLCSARVLIKTFSVYNLESLLGGKPAFINFTNSNFDEKSLELFPARQVIPEFTITEAPSREFLSHLLQLQKLGFRLALDRFEGSPWHLALLKIVDFIKIDCLNNTPEQWEAWIRQIKNSKLPRHPAIVATRVETAVLARRCFEAGVDYSQGFYYMEPEIVKGKTLTSNQHTIFNLLNLLLEENPVSDIEEAFRRDPGLSYQLLRYLNSAGMTRGQEIESIRQALILLGRHPLQRWLTLLLFASRGTQKSSILTMAATRAKFAEILREKSPVLDDQPATIHRSFLAGMLSLLDVYLKQPLPDLLNELKISDEMRKALIYHEGEDGAVLGLIEAAEHGDLDTVKEMGKKLGLPLAEITTASLDAMNWASSLK is encoded by the coding sequence ATGAGCCTAAACTCCCAAAACTCAATTTCCCCTGAAGAAAGTCAAGAACTGGTGGCCCGGCAAGCCATCCTCGGACGCCAAGATGAAATCATCGGCTATGAGCTTTTTGCGCGCAATGAAAGTAGCGGCCCAATGGAAGATCCCTTTCTTTGCTCTGCCCGAGTTCTGATCAAAACTTTCAGCGTTTACAATCTTGAAAGCCTGCTCGGCGGAAAGCCGGCCTTCATCAATTTCACCAACAGCAATTTTGACGAGAAAAGCCTGGAATTGTTTCCCGCCCGACAAGTCATACCCGAGTTCACCATTACCGAAGCACCCAGCCGTGAGTTCCTCAGCCACCTGCTGCAGTTACAAAAACTGGGTTTTCGCCTGGCCCTGGATCGTTTCGAAGGCTCCCCTTGGCATCTGGCATTACTCAAAATTGTGGACTTCATCAAAATCGACTGTTTGAACAACACGCCGGAACAATGGGAAGCTTGGATCAGGCAAATCAAAAACTCCAAGCTCCCTCGACATCCTGCAATAGTTGCCACGCGCGTGGAAACGGCCGTTTTGGCTCGACGCTGCTTTGAGGCAGGCGTCGATTACAGTCAGGGCTTCTACTACATGGAGCCGGAAATCGTTAAAGGGAAAACCCTGACCTCCAATCAACATACCATTTTCAATTTGCTCAATCTGCTCCTCGAAGAAAACCCCGTCAGTGACATAGAAGAAGCTTTCCGTCGTGATCCCGGCCTTTCTTATCAACTTTTACGCTATTTGAACTCTGCTGGAATGACACGTGGTCAAGAAATAGAAAGCATTCGCCAGGCCCTTATTTTGCTTGGACGTCACCCCCTGCAACGCTGGCTGACTTTGCTGCTGTTTGCCAGTCGGGGTACACAAAAATCATCCATTCTCACTATGGCCGCAACCCGCGCCAAATTTGCTGAAATTCTCAGAGAAAAATCTCCAGTCCTCGATGATCAGCCAGCCACTATCCATCGCAGCTTTCTCGCGGGTATGTTGTCGCTGCTGGATGTCTATCTAAAGCAGCCACTGCCAGATCTGTTGAATGAATTAAAAATTTCCGATGAAATGCGCAAGGCGCTTATTTATCATGAGGGCGAAGACGGTGCCGTACTTGGACTTATTGAAGCAGCAGAGCATGGAGATCTTGACACTGTTAAAGAAATGGGAAAAAAACTGGGACTTCCACTTGCAGAAATCACGACCGCTTCACTGGATGCAATGAACTGGGCATCCAGTTTAAAATAA
- a CDS encoding chemotaxis protein CheB, with the protein MRLIRSGAQFAVQVFGGPLVKHHRPSVDVLFRSVAQVAGRNAWGVIMTGMGDDGAQGLLEMHQAGARTIAQNESSCVVFGMPKEAIKLGGVDEVVALTHIASRLPRSIEEAR; encoded by the coding sequence ATGCGCCTGATCCGAAGTGGTGCACAATTTGCCGTTCAGGTTTTTGGTGGACCTTTAGTCAAACATCATCGGCCTTCAGTGGATGTGCTGTTTCGTTCGGTGGCTCAGGTAGCTGGCCGGAATGCCTGGGGCGTGATCATGACCGGAATGGGAGATGACGGTGCCCAGGGATTGCTGGAGATGCATCAGGCGGGAGCGCGCACCATTGCCCAGAATGAATCCAGTTGCGTGGTTTTCGGGATGCCCAAGGAAGCGATAAAACTCGGTGGGGTTGATGAAGTGGTAGCCCTGACCCATATTGCCAGCCGCTTGCCGCGATCCATAGAAGAGGCGCGCTGA
- a CDS encoding putative bifunctional diguanylate cyclase/phosphodiesterase, with protein sequence MITTSQGLADENSVMPEPLKKLILMSRRIQKRQHIFILSILLVFSSLVGLTVFSIESWQQHLLDRSRLRTQEAAMRLAESFSSNLAAMIQMHMRDLQFMTSLPTGELSPDLLRRFNNMHPWLSGVACRSADASHKSPLAVDYPLDFNMLLSDGVNTWKGGVDRSFVDKKGLLHIPLRIFALSAQPTGKHFYRICQADLFFGNQHASASPEHAYMLLLLDGQHHVLAQWMNGHWQQAGDIPEAWATHLEIPVRSTPWTMQVRWDSQPLPDLQHLLDRLDIWTVLLLAAESGLALVALIWMYRRFVESRYQRAHQALHEMVNEAQDVDEIYQGLVQLSVLGTGALAAYVAVPDEKQGILSVVAASARKPGLAGTLRHLPLSLDPENLPWGQLLPSLAYRLQCRVTPRTPHISGMMTKAMVAYPQLRGFREVIAWPVMAARSPFPVAIFVLEITRLTRWLFGRSLIVHWESLLHDLESYKEKIQAIKEKERLLQTDALTGLPNRSHFTTLVTNSLNTVSEAQSLFGLALLDMDMFNEINTSFSSLEADQCLQEIACQLQGVLPQTDDILARVGGDEFGLFIKLNDADHAISIGEEILKAVQNSARKILDSTLSTSIGWAMFPADGQDVYTLIAQADEALAEAKRQGGNAFKFFAGEVSRRAKQRLWVRRDFPCALQKGDVHFFLQPKADMLKGCLTGVEMLARWCPAHAHWIGPGKFMPYVEENAHLVRMLGCWALEEAARLGKRMRSEGLELQISLNIGAKHFLDPAFMQDIEQLCPDGKGFTLEITETASVIGRKSARPVMEWCQMRGFKLSMDDFGTGYSSLLSVARLRFDELKLDQSFIRAFREDIASFGVAGASHLLSQLTDCDLVAEGISTPDELHLWLQLGGRYIQGYLLSPPLPENAFFTWRDCLIPPVLRSVRTVGLQDMAGLWQEIHA encoded by the coding sequence ATGATAACAACTTCTCAGGGCTTGGCTGATGAAAATTCCGTCATGCCGGAACCGTTGAAAAAGCTCATACTGATGTCGCGGCGCATTCAAAAACGGCAGCATATTTTTATCCTGTCAATTTTGCTGGTTTTTTCGAGTCTGGTTGGCCTGACGGTTTTCAGCATAGAGAGCTGGCAACAGCACTTGCTGGATCGTTCCCGGCTGCGCACTCAGGAAGCAGCCATGCGCCTGGCCGAAAGCTTTTCCAGCAATCTCGCTGCCATGATTCAGATGCATATGCGTGACTTACAGTTTATGACGAGTTTGCCGACCGGGGAGCTAAGCCCCGATCTGCTGCGTCGTTTTAACAATATGCACCCCTGGCTTTCGGGAGTGGCCTGCCGTTCGGCTGATGCTTCGCATAAATCCCCGCTGGCGGTAGATTATCCGCTGGATTTCAATATGTTGCTATCAGATGGCGTCAATACCTGGAAAGGCGGAGTAGACCGCTCCTTTGTGGACAAGAAGGGGCTGCTGCATATTCCTCTGCGTATTTTTGCGTTATCTGCCCAGCCAACCGGCAAGCATTTTTATAGAATTTGTCAGGCGGACTTGTTTTTTGGCAACCAGCATGCCAGTGCCAGCCCGGAGCATGCGTACATGCTGCTGCTTCTGGACGGTCAACACCATGTCCTCGCTCAATGGATGAATGGACACTGGCAACAGGCAGGCGATATTCCTGAGGCCTGGGCCACCCATCTGGAGATCCCGGTTCGCAGTACACCGTGGACGATGCAGGTGCGCTGGGATTCTCAACCACTCCCTGATCTTCAGCATTTACTGGATCGTCTGGATATCTGGACAGTATTGCTACTAGCTGCTGAATCTGGACTGGCTTTGGTCGCCTTGATCTGGATGTATCGGCGTTTTGTGGAAAGCCGTTATCAGCGGGCGCATCAAGCCTTACATGAAATGGTAAATGAGGCGCAAGATGTTGATGAAATCTATCAGGGCCTGGTGCAGCTTAGTGTGTTAGGTACAGGGGCGTTAGCGGCCTATGTGGCTGTGCCTGATGAAAAACAGGGCATTTTATCCGTGGTGGCGGCTTCGGCCCGTAAACCAGGGCTTGCTGGGACGCTCCGGCATCTTCCCCTGAGTCTCGATCCGGAGAATTTACCTTGGGGGCAACTCCTGCCCTCTCTGGCGTATCGTCTACAATGCCGGGTGACTCCGCGAACCCCTCATATTTCCGGCATGATGACCAAGGCGATGGTTGCTTATCCACAATTGCGGGGTTTTCGGGAGGTTATCGCCTGGCCGGTCATGGCGGCAAGATCGCCTTTTCCAGTAGCCATTTTTGTGCTGGAAATAACCCGTCTGACCCGCTGGCTTTTTGGCCGAAGTTTAATTGTGCATTGGGAATCCTTGTTGCACGATCTCGAAAGCTATAAGGAAAAAATACAAGCGATAAAAGAGAAGGAGCGCCTGCTGCAGACGGATGCATTAACCGGATTACCGAACCGGTCCCATTTTACCACGCTCGTTACAAATAGTCTGAACACTGTCAGTGAAGCTCAGTCATTATTTGGTTTGGCCTTGCTGGATATGGATATGTTTAATGAGATCAATACTTCTTTCAGTTCACTGGAAGCGGATCAATGTTTACAGGAAATTGCCTGTCAATTACAGGGAGTGCTGCCCCAAACTGATGATATCCTGGCGCGTGTCGGTGGTGATGAGTTCGGGCTTTTCATTAAATTAAACGATGCAGATCACGCTATTTCAATCGGAGAAGAGATTCTGAAAGCTGTTCAGAATTCGGCACGCAAAATATTGGACTCGACTTTATCTACGTCTATTGGCTGGGCGATGTTTCCGGCAGATGGACAAGATGTTTATACGCTGATAGCCCAGGCCGATGAAGCGCTGGCCGAAGCCAAGCGCCAGGGCGGAAATGCTTTTAAGTTTTTTGCAGGAGAAGTCTCTCGCCGTGCGAAGCAAAGACTGTGGGTACGACGGGATTTTCCATGTGCTTTGCAGAAGGGGGATGTACATTTTTTCCTGCAGCCCAAAGCCGATATGCTGAAAGGCTGTTTGACCGGCGTGGAAATGCTGGCGCGCTGGTGTCCAGCACATGCTCACTGGATTGGACCCGGCAAATTTATGCCTTATGTCGAAGAAAATGCCCACCTGGTTAGAATGTTAGGCTGTTGGGCCCTGGAAGAAGCCGCGCGCTTAGGCAAGCGCATGCGCTCAGAAGGTCTGGAGTTGCAGATTTCGCTGAATATAGGGGCCAAACATTTTCTTGATCCCGCATTTATGCAGGATATTGAACAGTTGTGTCCTGATGGTAAGGGTTTTACCTTGGAAATTACCGAAACAGCTTCTGTTATCGGGCGTAAATCTGCGCGTCCAGTTATGGAATGGTGCCAAATGCGCGGATTCAAGTTATCCATGGATGATTTTGGGACCGGATACTCTTCACTGCTTTCTGTTGCCCGTTTACGCTTCGATGAGTTGAAGCTGGATCAGAGTTTTATTCGGGCATTCCGTGAGGATATCGCCAGTTTTGGTGTGGCGGGAGCCAGTCACCTGCTCAGCCAGCTGACGGACTGCGATTTGGTTGCAGAGGGTATATCCACTCCAGATGAGCTTCATTTGTGGCTACAACTTGGTGGTCGCTATATTCAGGGATACCTTCTTTCTCCTCCGCTGCCGGAAAATGCCTTTTTTACCTGGCGAGATTGCCTGATTCCGCCGGTGCTCCGTTCGGTACGAACGGTAGGTCTTCAGGATATGGCTGGTCTCTGGCAGGAAATTCATGCATAG
- a CDS encoding flagellar brake protein: MTEQIHDMRRHLFSERFRVTASVKASGILENVWREHIFCTLWLDDQSQSYNTLLLNIKSESELHIDVPLNFPKQIEAGLQVTVLSRVDGVISGFRSQILRQEESDIVLHYPDAIYQLQRRQLFRVPPTVQDPDEVEIYRQGALMVSGRMQDISAGGIRIMSRCPKDLPFQPSEILSQLVFKIRDSDPLHMPAVIRFVDNHVAGATGVILGVEFQNPPAADQEKVAQYVQTRDREILRMLGIGLRSSGKQQPSSWGGKIKSWWKS, translated from the coding sequence ATGACGGAACAAATTCATGACATGCGTCGCCATCTGTTTTCCGAACGTTTTCGTGTTACCGCCTCGGTAAAAGCGTCAGGTATCCTGGAAAATGTATGGCGGGAACATATTTTCTGTACCTTGTGGCTGGATGACCAGTCTCAGAGTTATAACACACTGTTGCTGAACATAAAGTCGGAAAGTGAATTACACATTGATGTGCCTTTGAATTTTCCGAAACAGATTGAAGCTGGCTTGCAAGTCACGGTACTTTCCCGGGTAGATGGGGTGATCAGTGGTTTTCGGAGCCAAATATTGCGTCAAGAAGAATCTGACATTGTTCTGCATTATCCCGATGCGATTTATCAGTTACAGCGTCGTCAGCTTTTTCGGGTACCTCCCACCGTACAGGATCCCGATGAGGTGGAAATTTATCGTCAGGGTGCCTTGATGGTTTCTGGACGTATGCAGGATATCAGTGCCGGAGGAATCCGGATTATGAGTCGCTGTCCCAAGGATCTGCCTTTTCAGCCCAGCGAAATTTTATCTCAGTTGGTATTTAAAATTCGCGATAGTGATCCTTTGCACATGCCGGCAGTTATTCGTTTCGTGGACAATCATGTTGCGGGTGCTACCGGCGTCATTCTGGGTGTGGAGTTTCAAAATCCACCAGCCGCTGATCAGGAAAAAGTGGCCCAATATGTGCAAACCCGTGATCGGGAAATATTGAGGATGCTGGGTATTGGACTGCGCAGTTCAGGAAAACAGCAACCTTCTTCTTGGGGCGGTAAAATAAAAAGCTGGTGGAAAAGCTGA